AAAACGTCGGAATATCCCTGGCGATTGTCCTGCCAAGTCGCGTAGATGTTGCCTCCGAAAGGACCGGCGGATATATCGGCCGCCAAGCTGGCTAATGTAAGTACGCGGAACGTGTAACCAGGAAGCTGTTCAGGTACGAGCGTTACATCAGATACCTTGGCAGGAAGTTGATTCACATCAGGTTGAAATGTGACACCGCCATCCAAAGATCGTCGAATTAAGAAAACGGCTGCCCCCGGACCGGTTAAAATCCAACCTACATAGACTTCTCCAGTGATGCCTACAGCCGTGGAAGCTCGATTCTGGAATCCCGTAGGCAGTGAGATTCGCAGGGGATTTTCCCATGTGATTCCTGTGTCTAATGATCGTTGAAAAAATATGGCCATGTTTCCATTGCCAAATTCAAAATCAAACAGCGGTACATATGTAATATAGGCAAATCCGATATAAGGACTGGATGGTGATGAATCGACTGCCAAATAGGGAATATCATAATGAACAACTGTTCCGTACCCTTGTTTGACAAGGATTGGCGGGCTGAACGTAGCTCCATCATCCTCCGAGTGATATACGAAGATGCTTCCATCCTCAATCCCATTGAAGGCATGCATGCCCACGACAAAAATGTTAGGCAACGTATATTCAATAGTAGGCGCTTCTGCTCCTGCCCAACCCGAAGGCAGTGGCAAGACACCTGTCGTGAACGTTGCTCCTCCATCGATACTTCGATAAATACCGATTTGGGTTGCACCTGTCGTAGTATCTGCAGCAACTACGCAAATAATATTTGGGTTCAGGACACTTACGGCGATTGCAGGTTCGAAATGCGCACCAGGGAGGCTAGCTGTAATATTGACTACTGGCAACGGATAATCCCTCCCTTATTAGTTTACACTGCTTAACTGATCAATCCGTGTGAGTTCAGGCGTTAAGACACGTTGATTAGGCACGAAATTGCCGTCCTGATCCACGCCGAATACACTCAGCGCTACATTCGTAGCGCTATAATAATCAATCTGTACTTCATAGGCAATAGCGTTGACCAAAGAATAGGTCTTTAAGAAAATTTTATTAGGCCCAAGATTAAAAAGATCTTGGCCTGCAGGTAATCGAGTATTGCCGGAAATGACGCGAAAGACAAGAAGCGCTACGTTTGCGGAGAACTGGGGGTTATCGTTGATGACACCGACGATAACCGTTTTAGCCACTGAACTGCCAGTTGTTTGGTTAATAAGTAGTCCTGTTGTAAAGGCCACAAGGCACCACCTTTTTAATGTTTTAGGAAATGCCTAACAAAGCGAGCATGGCTACAAAGTTGACACAATAGGCTTCGAGTGAAAAGTGATCTTCGATATACTGTTTGGCCTCTATACGGATGGTCTCTCGAACTGCGGGATTAATGAGATAATAGATACCTTTCTGAACAGCTTCCGCTTTATCGCCTTGTGCATACATCATTCCGGTCGTATAAGGAAGCAAGAAGCTTCGTACACCATCTGAATCTGAACAAAGTATCGGACAACGGCAGCACATGGCTTCCACCATGGCATAGCCGAAGCCCTCTGTAACAGAAGTAGAGAGTAGGAAACCTCCGGAATCTCCGATCATGGAATAGTAATCACACATTTGTTTGTTAGGAATATTGGAATGGCGAATAATATAAGCGGATAGTCCTAATTGAATTAAGGCTTCTTCGAAAAGTTGTTTTTCATCTCCCATTGTCGTATCCTCGAACATCCACAGCCTAAGATCGGGTCTGTAAGCAAGTAAGCGGTGAAAGATGCTTAGGAGGTCACGCCAGTTTTTGTTGGCTTCTATGCGTCCTACCCAACCGA
Above is a genomic segment from Paenibacillus sp. HWE-109 containing:
- a CDS encoding glycosyltransferase family 4 protein, producing the protein MKVLFIFYTPSGGMETLNRQRSKALRQSGIDCYLVYLEHGAGLQNVENHNTYVMTSDHQINILLKKVKFDVIIVTSNYKLIPRLRHMGFKKPIIFEAQGLGSTYSARYALLEAIPYLTDYADALLYPKTPHLIQLFREIYPTFQHFSFHNCIDSKQFTYRSLPIFSNPIIGWVGRIEANKNWRDLLSIFHRLLAYRPDLRLWMFEDTTMGDEKQLFEEALIQLGLSAYIIRHSNIPNKQMCDYYSMIGDSGGFLLSTSVTEGFGYAMVEAMCCRCPILCSDSDGVRSFLLPYTTGMMYAQGDKAEAVQKGIYYLINPAVRETIRIEAKQYIEDHFSLEAYCVNFVAMLALLGIS
- a CDS encoding sialidase family protein; this translates as MPVVNITASLPGAHFEPAIAVSVLNPNIICVVAADTTTGATQIGIYRSIDGGATFTTGVLPLPSGWAGAEAPTIEYTLPNIFVVGMHAFNGIEDGSIFVYHSEDDGATFSPPILVKQGYGTVVHYDIPYLAVDSSPSSPYIGFAYITYVPLFDFEFGNGNMAIFFQRSLDTGITWENPLRISLPTGFQNRASTAVGITGEVYVGWILTGPGAAVFLIRRSLDGGVTFQPDVNQLPAKVSDVTLVPEQLPGYTFRVLTLASLAADISAGPFGGNIYATWQDNRQGYSDVFFSISQDGLLWSTPLSITGAPAGSQNFFPYVTVSPFTGKLFVTYYTNRLNPPLLDLFVAESSNGGASFINRRVTEVSFDPDSQPLIGDYNSASVIKPQTLAAVWTGTVAPTNKLDVFFGT